The Benincasa hispida cultivar B227 chromosome 9, ASM972705v1, whole genome shotgun sequence genome has a segment encoding these proteins:
- the LOC120084651 gene encoding uncharacterized protein LOC120084651 has product MPENTSHSETSTSNVGKQEVPLNAPFLRRLMKKNNEHQFKSFLELLKQLHINIPLIEALEQMATYMKFFKDILTKKRKVSEKEVIALTQECNTLVSNKLPQKQKDPGSSTVPCSIRGLDVGHALCNLGASINLMPFSVFKNLKIGKAQPTSVALQLAERTIKYPEGKIEDVLVKVDNLIFPADFIILDYEADREVLIILGRPFLATGKVLIDVHKDELTMCVDNEEVKFNVLNALKFPDSDDFQLNNIELTEEETRVCEVFALEGTLKESEPPSLSERQTKPMRPSLEQHLNSN; this is encoded by the coding sequence ATGCCAGAAAATACAAGCCATTCAGAAACCAGCACGTCTAACGTGGGAAAGCAGGAGGTGCCTCTGAACGCACCATTCCTCAGGcgtctgatgaagaagaataATGAACATCAGTTCAAGAGCTTTCTCGAGCTTCTAAAGCAGCTGCATATCAACATACCACTCATAGAAGCTTTGGAGCAGATGGCAACATACATgaaattttttaaggacattttgACGAAAAAGAGAAAAGTCAGTGAGAAAGAAGTAATAGCACTAACGCAGGAATGCAACACGTTAGTAAGCAACAAGCTACCACAGAAGCAGAAGGACCCAGGGAGCTCCACAGTTCCTTGTTCAATTAGAGGATTAGATGTGGGTCATGCGTTGTGCAACCTAGGAGCGAGCATCAATCTCATGCCCTTTTCAGTTTTTAAGAATTTGAAGATTGGCAAGGCACAACCTACTTCTGTCGCCCTTCAACTCGCTGAAAGGACAATTAAATACCCGGAAgggaagattgaagatgttttggTGAAGGTTGACAATCTCATATTCCCAGCAGACTTCATTATTCTGGATTATGAAGCAGATAGGGAGGTTTTAATCATCCTTGGACGCCCTTTCTTGGCCACTGGGAAAGTTCttattgatgtgcataaagatGAGCTAACCATGTGTGTGGATAATGAAGAGGTGAAATTTAATGTGCTCAACGCATTAAAATTCCCAGACAGTGATGATTTTCAGCTAAACAATATTGAATTGACTGAAGAAGAGACTCGAGTATGTGAAGTTTTCGCGTTGGAGGGAACCCTGAAGGAATCCGAgccgccaagtctgagtgaACGGCAGACAAAACCAATGCGTCCTTCACTTGAACAACACCTGAACTCGAATTAA